A section of the Sebastes fasciatus isolate fSebFas1 chromosome 5, fSebFas1.pri, whole genome shotgun sequence genome encodes:
- the tm6sf2b gene encoding transmembrane 6 superfamily member 2, translated as METLVFLFSFSALSVLYAMNTIPEFQEPYVILAIGVAVLVVVFLFYLLITRGNPPKDALFFVFAEFSFTCVIDLTSALEYDGIISGFMEFYQKTGEPYLGTAYAIMMCYWDGIAHFIMYLVMISRITDRKAYRTLGLFWAGSLCANMSVFIAGIVAGKYGSEIRPAFWLNFLFLLMPVWGAVTLFTRPKDRPLIGGYNAQHAQSMKLIWRPLDLILVLILLAAMAFTTLRGLVALDSPLEACSVYLRHYEPYLKDPVGYPRVMMLHLFFYGLPLLGAFVYGLLKPGCAWMSDWTVFLAGAMIQCQWTHIGASLHPRTTAPFRIPNEVFWSVLAANLLYAVTPILVALRVHSNPYFFLKIAPFPGQTGLPNSEEKDTKYKDK; from the exons ATGGAGACCCTcgtctttttgttttcattttctgccCTCAGCGTTCTTTACGCCATGAACACCATCCCTGAGTTTCAAGA GCCTTATGTGATCTTGGCGATCGGCGTTGCTGTGCTGGTGGTCGTGTTTCTGTTCTACCTCCTCATCACTCGTGGCAACCCGCCTAAAGACGCCTTATTCTTTG TTTTTGCTGAATTTTCCTTTACTTGTGTCATTGACCTGACGAGTGCCTTGGAATATGACGGCATTATCTCCGGCTTCATGGAGTTCTACCAAAAAACG gGAGAGCCCTATCTGGGAACAGCCTATGCCATCATGATGTGTTACTGGGATGGAATAGCGCACTTTATCATGTACCTGGTGATGATCAGCAGGATAACAGACAG GAAAGCCTACCGCACCCTGGGCTTGTTCTGGGCTGGCTCTTTGTGTGCCAACATGAGTGTGTTCATCGCCGGTATCGTGGCAG GTAAATACGGGTCAGAGATCCGTCCAGCTTTCTGGCTcaactttcttttccttttgatGCCTGTATGGGGAGCTGTCACACTATTCACGAGGCCCAAGGACAGACCACTAATCGGTGGATACAAT GCCCAGCACGCTCAGAGCATGAAGCTGATCTGGCGTCCCCTGGATCTCATCTTGGTGCTGATCCTGTTAGCTGCCATGGCCTTCACCACCCTCAGAGGCTTG GTGGCTCTGGACTCTCCACTAGAGGCCTGCTCCGTCTACTTGAGGCACTATGAGCCCTACCTGAAGGATCCTGTGGGCTACCCCAGAGTGATG atgcTGCACTTGTTCTTCTACGGACTACCTCTGTTGGGTGCATTCGTTTACGGCCTCCTCAAGCCCGGGTGCGCATGGATGTCAGACTGGACTGTGTTCTTAGCTGGAGCCATGATCCAG TGCCAGTGGACCCACATCGGGGCGTCCCTCCACCCTCGTACCACGGCTCCGTTTCGTATCCCAAATGAAGTTTTCTGGTCTGTGCTGGCGGCTAACTTGCTCTACGCAGTTACTCCAATCCTGGTGGCCTTGCGGGTTCACAGTAATCCCTATTTCTTCCTGAAGATCGCCCCCTTTCCTGGGCAGACAGGTTTGCCAAACAGTGAGGAGAAAGATACCAAGTACAAAGACAAATAA